One segment of Candidatus Manganitrophus noduliformans DNA contains the following:
- a CDS encoding VOC family protein: MEVKELGHVVLYVRDLERSRRFYRDVLGWKEIGPLGDWAAAFSSGRTHHELLLIEVGPDAAPIPDGPRVGLYHFGLKVGKSDDELRRAVEEIRAAGVPIIGMSDHTVTHSVYIADPDGNEIELYIDVQPEVWRNDPKAFIAPIRPLRL, translated from the coding sequence ATGGAGGTGAAAGAGCTGGGACATGTTGTCCTCTATGTTCGCGATCTGGAACGATCGCGCCGCTTCTACCGGGACGTTCTCGGCTGGAAGGAGATCGGGCCGCTCGGTGATTGGGCCGCCGCCTTCTCTTCCGGACGGACGCATCACGAGCTCTTGCTGATCGAGGTCGGTCCGGACGCGGCGCCGATTCCGGACGGGCCGCGGGTGGGACTCTATCATTTCGGCCTCAAGGTCGGAAAGAGCGACGACGAGCTGCGGCGCGCGGTCGAGGAGATTCGCGCGGCCGGGGTTCCGATCATCGGGATGTCTGATCATACCGTCACGCACAGCGTCTACATCGCCGATCCGGACGGGAACGAAATCGAGCTCTACATCGACGTTCAGCCGGAGGTCTGGCGGAACGATCCGAAAGCGTTCATCGCCCCCATCCGCCCGCTCCGTCTCTAG
- a CDS encoding site-2 protease family protein — MFGKRITLFKLFGFAVHVDLSWIVIAVLVTWSLAAGLFPFQFPGLSTGTYWLMGIAGSLGLFGSIIFHEMSHSLVARRFGIPMKGITLFIFGGVAEMDDEPPSPKAEFSMAIAGPLSSFFLAALFYGLYIVGMQGGWPMTFNGVIGYLGVINAILAVFNLVPAFPLDGGRVFRSILWGWRNDIRWATRISSTFGSAFGLFLIFIGVLNALRGNFIGGVWQFLIGMFLREAARMSYQQLLARQALEGEPVRRFMKSDPVTVSPATSLAQLVDDYIYRHQHKMFPVVQNDALVGCIDLDQVKEIPRNEWAYRTVGEVAKTCAVENTISPDADAVKALSKMSRMGRSRLLVVEDGRLAGVLSLKDLLHFLSLKIELENGEKPGRRPEIPEREEERRKAA; from the coding sequence ATGTTCGGTAAAAGAATTACTCTCTTTAAACTCTTCGGTTTTGCGGTCCATGTCGATCTCAGCTGGATCGTTATCGCCGTGTTGGTCACCTGGTCGCTGGCGGCCGGTCTCTTTCCGTTTCAGTTTCCGGGCCTCTCGACGGGGACTTATTGGTTGATGGGGATCGCCGGATCGCTGGGGCTCTTCGGGTCGATTATATTTCACGAAATGAGCCACTCTCTTGTCGCCCGCCGGTTCGGGATTCCGATGAAGGGGATCACCCTTTTTATTTTCGGCGGGGTGGCGGAGATGGACGATGAGCCGCCGAGTCCGAAGGCGGAGTTCTCGATGGCGATCGCCGGGCCCCTCTCCAGCTTCTTCCTAGCGGCCCTATTTTACGGCCTCTATATCGTGGGGATGCAGGGGGGATGGCCGATGACCTTCAACGGGGTGATCGGCTACCTCGGTGTCATCAACGCCATCCTGGCGGTCTTCAACCTGGTTCCCGCCTTTCCCCTCGACGGAGGACGGGTCTTCCGATCGATCTTGTGGGGATGGCGGAACGACATCCGATGGGCGACGCGGATCTCTTCAACGTTCGGCTCCGCCTTTGGGCTCTTTCTAATCTTCATCGGGGTTCTCAATGCCCTTCGGGGGAATTTTATCGGGGGGGTCTGGCAGTTCCTGATCGGAATGTTCCTGCGGGAGGCGGCCCGGATGTCGTATCAACAGCTCCTTGCCCGCCAGGCGCTGGAAGGAGAGCCGGTCCGCCGCTTCATGAAGAGCGATCCGGTGACGGTTTCTCCCGCCACGTCGCTGGCGCAGCTGGTCGATGATTACATCTACCGCCACCAACACAAAATGTTTCCGGTGGTTCAGAACGACGCCCTGGTCGGCTGCATCGATCTCGATCAGGTGAAGGAGATTCCTCGGAATGAATGGGCCTATCGGACGGTCGGCGAGGTGGCGAAGACATGCGCCGTCGAGAACACGATCTCTCCCGATGCCGATGCCGTGAAGGCCCTCTCGAAGATGAGCCGGATGGGCCGCAGCCGGCTGCTGGTGGTGGAAGACGGGCGGCTGGCAGGGGTCCTTTCGTTGAAAGACCTTCTCCATTTTCTCTCGCTCAAGATCGAGCTGGAAAACGGCGAGAAACCGGGGCGCCGACCTGAGATCCCGGAGAGAGAGGAAGAGCGGAGAAAGGCGGCGTAG
- the hflX gene encoding GTPase HflX: MFKFEKEAPTNIYGTTSGLKPQQIKRLEQIGRRKIKSDQVVTSDIARLMTALSFEIGRQIGILAGREGEIYTVLVGNEREIEIPDLTGLRFGKRGLRGVRLVHTHLKNEPLNEDDLTDLALLRLDLIAAVGVVQEGLPGTVYLAHLLPPNPDEKIYEIHPPVSIHQLNLPLRSFLSALEAEFDSGERTRAVDGRKEKAILISVSNQPRIDQEASMDELAELARSARLVPIDRIHQRPKSFHPKFLLGEGKLKEVVMKALQQRADLLIFDQNLTPLQVKAIGEVTEMKVLDRTQLILDIFAQRAQTREAKVQVELAQLRYRLPRLAERSTALSRLTGGIGGRGPGETRLEVDRRRARDRIARLERELESLAEARARRRVRRVAHSIPILSIVGYTNAGKSTLLNALTKSDVQTEDLLFATLDTSTRRLRFPREREVIITDTVGFIQSLPPDLLGAFRSTLDELRDAHLLIHLIDISNPHFEQHMQTVQKILTELGLENTPQLLVFNKKDRIHPKTVATLCERYGGAIAISALQPESLGPLLAAIEKRLWEEGKTAPALPAASPTYKGVTPPS; the protein is encoded by the coding sequence GTGTTCAAGTTCGAAAAGGAGGCCCCAACGAATATTTACGGCACGACGAGCGGCTTGAAACCGCAGCAGATCAAACGGCTGGAACAGATCGGCCGACGGAAAATCAAATCAGACCAGGTCGTCACCTCCGACATTGCGCGGCTGATGACGGCCCTTTCCTTCGAAATCGGAAGACAAATCGGCATCTTGGCGGGACGGGAGGGGGAGATCTATACCGTCCTCGTCGGAAACGAGCGGGAGATCGAGATCCCCGATCTGACCGGGCTTCGCTTCGGGAAGCGGGGGCTCCGGGGGGTGCGCCTCGTTCATACCCATCTGAAGAACGAGCCGTTGAATGAAGACGATCTGACCGACCTCGCCCTCCTTCGGCTCGATCTGATCGCCGCCGTCGGGGTGGTTCAGGAGGGGCTTCCGGGCACGGTCTACCTGGCCCACCTTCTTCCGCCCAATCCGGATGAAAAGATCTATGAGATCCATCCGCCGGTCTCGATCCATCAATTGAACCTGCCGTTGAGATCGTTCCTTTCCGCCCTTGAAGCGGAGTTTGACTCGGGGGAGAGGACGCGCGCCGTCGACGGCCGGAAGGAGAAGGCGATCCTGATCAGCGTTTCGAATCAACCCCGGATCGATCAGGAGGCCTCGATGGATGAGCTCGCGGAGCTTGCCCGCTCCGCCCGGCTGGTCCCGATCGATCGGATCCACCAGCGTCCGAAGAGCTTTCACCCCAAATTTCTCCTCGGCGAGGGGAAACTCAAAGAGGTGGTGATGAAGGCGCTCCAACAGCGGGCCGATCTTTTGATTTTTGACCAAAATCTCACCCCGCTTCAGGTAAAGGCGATCGGCGAGGTCACCGAAATGAAGGTGCTCGACCGGACCCAGTTGATCCTCGACATCTTCGCCCAGCGGGCGCAGACCCGGGAAGCGAAAGTCCAGGTGGAGCTGGCGCAGCTTCGATACCGCCTCCCGCGGCTCGCCGAGCGGAGCACGGCGTTGTCTCGCCTCACCGGCGGCATCGGCGGAAGAGGACCGGGAGAGACGCGGCTGGAGGTCGACCGCCGACGGGCGCGCGATCGGATTGCGCGGCTGGAGCGGGAATTGGAATCTTTGGCCGAGGCGCGGGCGCGGCGGCGGGTGCGGCGGGTGGCCCATTCGATCCCGATCCTCTCGATCGTCGGCTACACCAACGCCGGAAAATCAACCCTGCTCAACGCCCTGACGAAGAGCGACGTTCAGACCGAAGACCTTCTCTTTGCGACCCTCGATACGTCGACCCGCCGTCTTCGTTTTCCGCGCGAGCGGGAGGTGATCATCACCGACACCGTCGGCTTCATCCAGTCGCTTCCGCCCGATCTGCTCGGCGCGTTTCGATCGACCCTCGATGAGCTGCGCGATGCGCATCTGTTGATCCACCTGATCGATATCAGCAACCCTCATTTCGAGCAACACATGCAGACCGTCCAGAAAATCCTGACCGAGCTGGGTTTGGAAAACACGCCGCAGCTCCTTGTCTTCAACAAGAAGGACCGGATTCATCCGAAAACGGTGGCGACCCTTTGCGAGCGGTACGGGGGCGCGATCGCCATCTCGGCGCTCCAGCCGGAGAGCCTCGGCCCGCTTCTGGCGGCGATCGAGAAACGGCTTTGGGAGGAGGGGAAGACAGCACCCGCCCTTCCGGCCGCGTCACCGACCTATAAAGGGGTCACTCCTCCCTCTTGA
- a CDS encoding right-handed parallel beta-helix repeat-containing protein, whose protein sequence is MGAKQLKGVIILLMVILAPDIVTAAAVTSGQSGPWSSPATWVGGVVPGDGDEVVIADGHAVEIDRDIGSEGLGLKMLRVGTHNGSAARLFFDGRNRSGAVTLRFASRGKDRGVDAFGIHFWGSVDLQGTLEHPLVIEPVVQDGSAVTFIQKDPGSSRVDLILRDVILRRAGDEQSAGIDVRGASRTGERVIIEGNRFEGSGPIQLAGADGGGATISLSRNEAVDHRGSFVQFRAGRNLLIDKNRITLAAFPAGAPGQAVIDGTQGDGVGGGIRIEENTILGTIDAESAIHPRRYAIWLNGFPDSVVAGNRVAAWGVSYGFEEGVAVLGGAGRGGNTRIDRNNISGTIHGVGIHTVRTDNSGIEVTRNRIFDNRNEHIFISEGHQIRIVNNLLYGTLHSGQAGILLYNTDQVEIVHNTLDGTPSISTAGIAIGNQGIGVSHGVVIKNNILTRWNKAIQNRPAGNTFREAAYNLFFENVKNYDLEPIDGAGAGDVLGDPKYVDRSSSDYHLQTGSAAIDRADPAGAPAEDINGQARPAGAGFDIGADEYREPASADLAAAVGASPERVIVGGRLTYVVTVTNHGPAMANEVAATVTLPSEIALLSIQTDRGSCDPGGICPLGELESAEQAVITVETTAVAAGLLNATARVAGREVDPDAGNNTASAEAAAVSGGDGGGGGPPIPSPSPPSPPPSDSTGSSRYGFGCGAVQPVSGDRGFRRSDLGDLLLLAWPLFFLLFRRSKRLFSLLPRNAVWVGGLLLILLPLEAGGATITSTQSGPWSSTSTWAGGRVPGDGDEVIIADGHRVQIDRDIGTSAQGLRMLRVGTRNGSDAVLKYDGAAAARGYTIVFGSTGKVEGQDAFGIRFFGTVDLQGSAAKPLVLEPRFKDGRAITFIRKEGASTEVDLTLRGLTFRFLGDGERAGIDASNGSRIAISENTFEQSGFIQLASANGTAGAGNTRPVLVSGNTAAGQKGSFVQFRAARGIDILQNQVTMDSFPAGAPGQAIIDSIEGDGVGTDILIEGNILISTIDAENPTRRLFGIWLSGVTDSIIRGNRISAQGVAYGYEEGISILGEGNSARDNRVEGNIISNTIHGIGIHTGRSGNPGIILTRNEIFNNRNEHIFISSGYQIEIVNNIMYGPLHSGQAGILLYNTDQAKVVNNTLDGTPEVSTAGIAIGNAGIATSFNVVIKNNILTRWNKAIQNRDSGNSFREIGYNLFFENVNDIDDLASNAGSQIPSDRTGDLFTSPGYVDAASRKYHLLAGSSAIDRAAASNAPEVDFDGQARPFGGGIDIGADEASSDAPLPPCSGSGCGGGDGSGNPTASSEGENSGGFGCGAIQSRAPRKTFDRSHLGDLLLLSVPFFYFLFMRSAAHPVRRRGT, encoded by the coding sequence ATGGGAGCGAAACAGTTGAAGGGGGTGATCATCCTTCTGATGGTTATCCTGGCTCCGGATATTGTCACGGCGGCCGCCGTGACTTCCGGACAATCGGGTCCCTGGTCTTCACCGGCGACATGGGTCGGCGGCGTCGTTCCGGGCGACGGGGATGAAGTGGTGATCGCCGACGGCCATGCCGTCGAGATTGATCGGGACATCGGGAGCGAGGGGCTCGGATTGAAAATGCTCCGCGTCGGAACCCACAACGGCTCGGCGGCGAGGCTCTTCTTCGACGGGCGCAACCGATCCGGTGCGGTGACCCTCCGATTCGCGAGCCGCGGAAAAGACCGGGGAGTCGATGCCTTCGGCATTCACTTTTGGGGAAGCGTCGACCTGCAGGGGACCCTGGAGCACCCCCTGGTGATCGAGCCGGTTGTTCAGGATGGAAGTGCGGTGACGTTCATTCAAAAAGATCCGGGCAGCAGCCGCGTCGACCTGATTCTTCGCGACGTCATCCTCCGGCGGGCCGGCGATGAGCAGAGCGCCGGGATCGACGTCCGGGGGGCGAGCCGCACCGGAGAGCGGGTGATTATCGAAGGGAACCGCTTCGAGGGGTCGGGTCCGATTCAACTCGCCGGCGCCGACGGCGGCGGCGCGACGATCTCCCTGAGCCGAAACGAGGCGGTCGATCATCGGGGATCGTTCGTCCAATTTCGGGCCGGGCGAAATCTGCTGATCGATAAAAACCGGATCACCCTCGCTGCTTTTCCCGCCGGGGCGCCGGGACAGGCGGTCATCGACGGCACCCAGGGAGACGGGGTCGGAGGGGGGATTCGGATCGAGGAGAACACGATCCTCGGCACGATCGACGCCGAAAGCGCGATCCACCCGCGCCGGTATGCGATTTGGCTCAACGGTTTCCCGGACTCTGTCGTGGCCGGTAACCGGGTCGCCGCCTGGGGGGTCTCCTACGGGTTCGAAGAGGGGGTCGCCGTTTTGGGGGGCGCGGGCCGGGGGGGGAATACCCGGATCGACCGGAACAACATCTCCGGCACGATTCACGGCGTCGGCATTCATACCGTTCGGACCGACAACAGCGGCATCGAAGTGACCCGGAACCGGATCTTCGACAACCGCAACGAACATATCTTTATCTCGGAGGGGCATCAGATCCGGATCGTCAACAACCTCCTCTACGGAACGCTTCACAGCGGCCAGGCCGGCATCCTCCTCTACAACACCGATCAGGTCGAGATCGTCCACAACACGCTCGATGGGACCCCTTCGATCTCCACCGCGGGAATCGCCATCGGAAATCAGGGAATCGGCGTTTCGCACGGCGTCGTCATCAAGAACAACATCCTGACCCGTTGGAACAAAGCGATCCAGAACCGGCCGGCCGGGAACACCTTCCGGGAGGCGGCCTACAACCTCTTTTTCGAGAATGTGAAAAATTATGATCTCGAGCCGATCGACGGGGCGGGAGCCGGCGATGTTCTCGGCGATCCGAAGTATGTCGACCGCTCTTCCAGCGACTATCATCTCCAAACCGGCTCGGCGGCGATCGACCGGGCCGATCCGGCCGGCGCGCCGGCGGAGGATATCAACGGGCAGGCGCGCCCGGCCGGCGCCGGATTCGACATCGGCGCCGACGAGTACCGGGAGCCGGCATCCGCCGATTTGGCGGCGGCGGTCGGCGCCTCCCCCGAGCGGGTGATCGTCGGCGGTCGGCTGACCTATGTCGTCACCGTGACGAATCATGGCCCCGCCATGGCGAATGAAGTGGCGGCGACCGTCACCCTCCCTTCGGAGATCGCCCTCCTTTCCATTCAGACCGATCGAGGAAGCTGCGATCCGGGGGGGATCTGCCCTCTCGGGGAATTGGAGAGCGCCGAACAAGCGGTCATCACCGTCGAGACGACGGCCGTCGCGGCCGGCCTCCTCAACGCGACGGCTCGGGTCGCCGGACGGGAAGTCGACCCCGACGCCGGCAACAACACCGCTTCGGCGGAAGCGGCGGCGGTTTCGGGCGGCGACGGCGGCGGGGGAGGACCGCCCATTCCGTCCCCTTCTCCCCCTTCTCCTCCTCCTTCCGACTCGACCGGTTCGTCCCGATACGGATTCGGTTGCGGGGCGGTTCAGCCGGTCTCCGGCGACCGGGGTTTTCGCCGATCCGATCTGGGCGATCTCCTTCTCCTTGCATGGCCGCTGTTCTTCCTTCTTTTCAGAAGATCGAAAAGGTTGTTCTCTCTGCTTCCCCGGAATGCGGTATGGGTCGGAGGCCTTCTCCTGATTCTCCTTCCGCTCGAAGCGGGAGGGGCGACGATCACGTCGACCCAGAGCGGTCCCTGGTCATCGACATCGACGTGGGCCGGAGGCCGTGTGCCGGGGGACGGAGATGAGGTGATCATCGCCGACGGACACAGGGTTCAGATCGACCGGGACATCGGCACGAGCGCTCAGGGATTGAGGATGCTCCGGGTCGGCACCCGCAACGGATCCGACGCGGTATTGAAATACGACGGCGCCGCGGCGGCGCGGGGGTACACGATCGTCTTCGGAAGCACCGGAAAGGTGGAGGGCCAGGACGCGTTCGGGATTCGGTTTTTCGGAACGGTCGATCTGCAAGGATCGGCGGCGAAGCCGCTGGTCTTGGAGCCGAGATTCAAAGACGGCCGGGCGATTACGTTCATCCGCAAGGAGGGGGCGAGCACCGAGGTCGATCTGACGCTGCGCGGTCTCACCTTCCGATTTTTAGGGGATGGGGAGCGCGCCGGGATCGATGCCTCAAATGGGTCGCGGATCGCCATCAGCGAGAACACGTTCGAGCAGTCGGGCTTCATCCAACTGGCCAGCGCGAATGGGACGGCCGGAGCGGGGAATACCAGACCGGTGCTTGTGAGCGGAAACACGGCGGCCGGACAGAAGGGGTCGTTTGTGCAGTTCCGCGCCGCCCGCGGGATCGACATTCTCCAAAATCAGGTCACGATGGACTCCTTCCCGGCCGGCGCGCCGGGCCAGGCGATCATCGACAGCATCGAGGGTGATGGAGTCGGGACCGATATCCTGATCGAGGGGAATATCCTCATTAGCACGATCGATGCCGAAAACCCCACGCGCCGCCTCTTCGGGATCTGGTTGTCCGGGGTGACCGACTCCATCATCCGTGGAAATCGGATCTCGGCCCAGGGGGTCGCCTATGGATATGAAGAGGGGATCTCGATTCTCGGAGAGGGAAACAGCGCAAGGGATAATCGTGTAGAGGGAAACATCATTTCAAATACGATCCATGGGATCGGCATCCATACCGGCCGGTCGGGCAATCCGGGGATCATCCTTACCCGGAATGAGATTTTCAACAACCGGAACGAGCATATCTTTATCTCCAGCGGTTATCAGATCGAGATCGTCAACAACATCATGTATGGGCCGCTTCATTCGGGTCAGGCGGGGATTCTCCTCTATAACACCGATCAGGCGAAGGTGGTGAACAATACCCTGGATGGAACGCCGGAGGTCTCCACCGCCGGGATCGCCATCGGCAACGCGGGGATCGCGACCTCTTTTAATGTGGTCATCAAGAACAATATTTTGACCCGGTGGAACAAGGCGATTCAGAACAGGGACAGCGGCAACAGCTTCAGGGAGATCGGCTACAATCTTTTCTTCGAGAATGTCAACGATATCGACGACCTGGCCTCCAACGCGGGCTCCCAAATCCCGAGCGATCGGACCGGCGATCTCTTCACCTCTCCGGGATATGTCGATGCCGCGTCGCGAAAATATCACCTCCTGGCCGGATCGTCGGCGATCGATCGGGCCGCCGCCTCGAACGCGCCGGAGGTCGATTTCGACGGGCAGGCCCGACCCTTCGGAGGGGGCATTGATATCGGCGCCGACGAAGCCTCTTCCGATGCGCCGCTCCCCCCCTGTTCGGGATCGGGGTGCGGCGGGGGAGATGGCAGCGGCAACCCGACCGCCTCTTCCGAGGGGGAAAATTCGGGGGGATTCGGGTGCGGGGCCATTCAGTCCCGCGCTCCGAGAAAAACGTTCGATCGATCCCATCTGGGTGACCTGCTTCTTCTTTCCGTCCCGTTCTTTTACTTTCTTTTCATGAGAAGCGCGGCTCATCCTGTCAGACGGAGGGGTACATAA
- a CDS encoding NADPH:quinone reductase, with translation MKAIRIYQFGGPEVLKLEELPDLQPGRGELLVRIKAIGVNPVDTYRRAGSNPDLTLPYTPGSDAAGVVEAVGEGVRQFSAGDRVYTAGTLTGAYAEAALCEETQLHPLPKQISFEQGAAIGVPYATAYRALFQKARAVPGETVLIHGATGGVGLAAVQLARAAGMVVIGTGGTPKGRDLVSEQGAHHVLDHHAPGYLDQVRPLTEGRGADLVLEMLANVNLGKDLRAVAEGGRVVVIGSRGPVEINPRDAMNEEVTILGMLLFNATAKEMASIHAALGAGLTNGTLRPVIGRRFPLAEAVQAHQAVMAPGTYGKIILIP, from the coding sequence ATGAAGGCGATTCGCATATATCAATTCGGCGGCCCGGAGGTTCTGAAGCTGGAGGAGCTTCCCGACCTGCAACCCGGTCGGGGAGAGCTGCTCGTCCGGATCAAGGCGATCGGCGTTAATCCGGTCGATACCTACCGCCGCGCCGGATCGAACCCCGATCTTACATTGCCGTACACTCCCGGATCGGATGCCGCCGGGGTCGTCGAAGCGGTCGGGGAGGGGGTCCGCCAGTTCAGCGCGGGAGATCGGGTCTACACCGCCGGGACCCTCACCGGCGCCTACGCCGAGGCGGCGCTCTGTGAGGAGACGCAGCTTCATCCCCTGCCGAAGCAGATCTCCTTCGAACAGGGAGCGGCGATCGGCGTCCCCTACGCCACCGCCTATCGCGCCCTCTTTCAGAAAGCGCGGGCCGTTCCGGGGGAGACGGTGCTGATCCACGGCGCGACCGGCGGGGTGGGGCTGGCCGCCGTCCAATTGGCCCGCGCGGCGGGCATGGTCGTGATCGGAACCGGCGGAACCCCCAAAGGCCGGGATCTGGTATCGGAGCAAGGGGCGCATCATGTCCTCGATCATCACGCGCCGGGTTATCTCGATCAGGTCCGCCCGCTGACCGAAGGGCGCGGGGCCGATCTGGTCCTGGAGATGCTGGCCAATGTGAATCTTGGGAAAGATCTCAGGGCCGTCGCCGAGGGGGGGCGGGTGGTCGTCATCGGCAGCCGGGGACCGGTGGAGATCAACCCGCGCGATGCGATGAACGAGGAGGTGACGATTCTCGGGATGCTTCTCTTCAACGCGACGGCAAAAGAGATGGCGAGCATCCATGCGGCGCTCGGGGCGGGGCTTACGAACGGAACGCTTCGCCCGGTGATCGGGCGGAGATTTCCCCTGGCAGAAGCGGTGCAGGCGCATCAGGCGGTGATGGCGCCGGGGACGTATGGTAAGATTATTTTGATCCCTTAG
- a CDS encoding DUF5069 domain-containing protein, with protein sequence MEKEKLRLLAKDLRKEYPRSPREMLGGYVIAARTIDKCRAFLLGMNGEYNFWPCSLSGQLYAFTGLSPESVKQFVERGATDSEFADWLVAQSKVKDRMEIIRWNNKMRALRLCDLDDHGQEYLEAYIEENVPKHRPVYVWFDVYDLEEDRF encoded by the coding sequence ATGGAGAAAGAGAAGCTTCGGCTGTTGGCGAAAGATCTTAGAAAGGAGTATCCGAGGAGCCCTCGCGAAATGCTCGGAGGTTACGTCATTGCAGCCCGAACGATTGACAAGTGCCGGGCTTTTCTCCTCGGAATGAATGGGGAGTATAACTTTTGGCCTTGTTCATTGTCCGGCCAACTGTATGCCTTTACCGGGCTAAGCCCGGAATCGGTCAAACAGTTTGTGGAGAGGGGGGCGACCGACTCGGAGTTTGCCGACTGGCTGGTTGCGCAATCGAAGGTGAAGGATCGGATGGAGATCATCCGGTGGAATAACAAGATGCGGGCGCTGCGGCTCTGCGATTTGGATGACCACGGCCAGGAGTATCTGGAAGCCTACATTGAAGAAAACGTCCCCAAGCATCGTCCGGTTTATGTTTGGTTTGATGTGTATGATTTGGAGGAGGATCGTTTTTGA
- a CDS encoding VCBS repeat-containing protein, whose product MRLTRQLFFVGGVIFFSMWVGLSGCRRPENQRPANPLPPVELVWSTTGENATFSRYGSALATGDVNNDGFPDLLVAANSFNTGRADAGKVYLHLGTASGLSETPAWSSSGDNIEGAYFGASLALADLNGDGFADAVIGASNYRKGEKGAFTGRVYVYPGSAAGLSDQPIWALSGDEQTGAFFGASVASAGDVNGDGFTDLLVGASGYADKDLSVGKAYLYMGGEEGPSQKPAWTAMGDHAPGSGYGLIVKGAGDINHDHYDDILVAAPRLTGKVFLYQGSSRGPSEFPVWSSSGDNQGGAAFGLGIAPLDVNGDRFRDLAIGAYFQDTPGHTDAGKAFLFLGSAFGMSKKPDWSSSGENLIDAKFATSITALGDVNHDGYDDLLIGSKQKENDQIQSGKVFLYLGGPKGFGEKAAWTADGENQQQALFGEAAAPIRSKAFNGFVVSAPTYSAAEDLERTGKIYLYRVQSAKSSP is encoded by the coding sequence TTGCGGTTGACCAGACAATTGTTCTTCGTGGGGGGTGTCATCTTTTTTTCCATGTGGGTCGGCCTCAGCGGCTGTCGGCGACCGGAAAATCAGCGGCCGGCCAATCCGCTTCCGCCGGTCGAGTTGGTCTGGAGCACGACCGGGGAGAATGCCACCTTCTCCCGATACGGCTCGGCGCTGGCGACAGGAGATGTCAACAATGACGGCTTCCCCGATCTTCTGGTGGCGGCCAACTCCTTCAATACCGGCCGGGCCGATGCGGGGAAGGTCTACCTGCATCTGGGAACCGCTTCGGGGCTGTCCGAAACGCCTGCCTGGAGCAGCAGCGGCGACAATATCGAAGGGGCCTACTTCGGCGCCTCGCTCGCGTTGGCCGATCTGAACGGGGACGGTTTTGCCGATGCCGTCATCGGAGCAAGCAATTACCGCAAGGGGGAGAAGGGGGCCTTCACCGGACGGGTCTATGTTTATCCCGGAAGCGCTGCGGGGCTTTCGGATCAGCCGATCTGGGCCTTATCGGGCGATGAGCAGACGGGGGCTTTCTTCGGGGCTTCGGTCGCCTCGGCCGGGGATGTGAACGGAGACGGCTTTACCGATCTACTGGTCGGGGCAAGCGGTTATGCCGACAAAGATCTCTCCGTCGGAAAGGCCTATCTTTACATGGGGGGGGAGGAAGGGCCTTCCCAAAAGCCGGCCTGGACCGCGATGGGGGACCATGCCCCCGGCTCCGGGTACGGTCTTATCGTCAAAGGGGCGGGGGATATCAATCACGATCATTATGACGACATCCTTGTCGCCGCCCCCCGCCTCACCGGAAAGGTCTTCCTCTATCAGGGCTCTTCGCGGGGTCCGTCCGAATTTCCGGTCTGGAGCTCCTCCGGCGACAACCAGGGGGGGGCGGCATTCGGTCTCGGGATCGCGCCGCTCGATGTGAATGGGGACCGCTTTCGCGATCTGGCGATCGGCGCTTATTTCCAGGACACCCCCGGCCATACCGATGCCGGAAAAGCATTCCTCTTTCTCGGGTCCGCGTTCGGGATGTCGAAGAAGCCGGACTGGAGTTCTTCCGGAGAAAACCTGATCGATGCCAAATTTGCGACGAGCATCACGGCGCTCGGTGACGTCAATCACGACGGCTACGACGATCTCCTCATCGGCTCGAAGCAGAAAGAGAATGACCAGATCCAATCGGGCAAGGTCTTTCTCTATCTTGGCGGCCCCAAAGGCTTCGGAGAAAAAGCGGCCTGGACCGCCGACGGTGAAAATCAACAGCAGGCCCTCTTCGGCGAGGCGGCGGCCCCGATTCGATCGAAAGCGTTCAACGGGTTTGTCGTCAGCGCGCCGACCTATTCCGCGGCGGAAGATCTGGAGCGGACGGGGAAGATTTATCTCTATCGCGTCCAATCCGCCAAGTCTTCTCCTTAA